The window GAGTATGAACTCAGCCCCGAACACATTGTGGCTGCGGTTGAAAAAGCGATCGGACGCAAAAATCCCTAAAGCCGCAATGCGGGTCGAAATCTATAATGGTGCTATTTTCTCAATCGAATCATTGGGATAGGAGCGAATGCCATGATCAAAAAAATTGCTTTCATGACCGGTGGCGGCGATTGCGCGGGAATCAATGCTTTTATCGCTGCGGCGGTACGTCAGGGGATTCATCAGTATCAGGCGGAATTTGTCGGGATTAAGAAGGCTTTTGAAGGGGCATGCTCGGACCGGATCGAAGACCATTTATTGCCGTTAAACCTGGAAGCAGTGAACGGTCTGGAAGTGAAGCCGAGCACGATTTTGGAATCGTCGCGTTTTAATCCTTTCTCCAAGGATAATGTCGAGAAAGGCTATCCTCAAAAGTTGCTCGCAAACCTCAAGAAGATCGGTGTCGACGCGGTTTTAGCCACGGGAGGCAATGATACCATCAAATCGGGGATGGGCCTTTCTAAACTCAATTTTCCGGTGATATCCGCTCCCAAAAGCATCGATAACGATGTCTCCGGGACCGACACCATGTTGGGTTATAAAACCGCGATCACTTTCGGAACGGCGGCAGTGCGAAGCACCGTCGATTCTGCCAAGACGCACCGCCGGATCTCGATTGTCGAGATTATGGGGAGAGAGGCCGGCTGGCTGACCCTTGAGATCGGCATCGCCGGCGGCGCCGATCTGATTCTGATTCCCGAAAAACCGGTTGACCTTGCCACGCTTTGTGATCGGATTGTCGCGCTCAACCAACGGCAGCAATATGTGAATCTGGTGGTTGCCGAAGGCGTCCGCCTGAAACCGGACGATCCGGTTTTACTCCGGGCGAAAGCTGAAAACCCGGTGGTGAAGGCGTTGGTTGAGGAAGACCTGGGGATCGATTCCCATGGGAATCCCAAACTCGGCGGAATCGGGCAAATCCTGCGCCGGATCATCCGGACTCAGCTTGGACTGAAAAAACTGGAGGATGTCCGGGCGACGGATTTGGGCTTTACGTTGCGCGGATTGGCTCCGGTGGCAGATGATATCGTCTTGGGCACCCGCTTTGGGATTAACGCAGTGGACTTGCTCTTCGCCGGAGTGTCCGGGAAGATGGTCGGGTTGCAAGGAACGCGGATCGTTACCGTGGATTTCGCCGATGCTTTGGTCCAAAAACAGGTTAATTGGTCCGAAAATGATTTGCGAAGCGTTGGCGTAGTTTTTTAAAAGCGTTGCGTTCATCCCGTCCGAAGGTCGGGTGAGCACACAAGCTCAGTGAAGCAATTGATTATTATTAGAATATTAAAGGAGTGAGTTTCAATGTTAGTAACGTCAAAAGCTATTTTGGAAGCAAGTTTGAATGGTTTCAAGGAAGGAAAGCCCTTCGCCATCGGCGCTTATAATGTGAATAACATGGAGCAGATGCAGGGTATCATGAAAGCGGCGCGGGAGACTCAATCGCCGGTCATCGTTCAGGTGAGCCGCGGCGCCCTCAAATATGCCGAGGATAAATACTTGCGCAATATTGTCATGGCCGGCGTCGAGTTAAACCCGGATATCCCGGTGGCGCTTCACTTGGACCACGGCAATAACATGGAAAGCGTGAAAAGAGCCATTGATCTCGGCTTTACTTCGGTCATGATTGATGGGTCACTGATGGAAGATTCCAAAACGCCTTCCGATTTTGCTTACAACGTCAAGATCACCAGCGAAGTGGTGAAGTATGCTCATGATCGCGGCGTATCGGTCGAAGGCGAGATTGGTACGTTGGGAGGAATTGAGGATGGAGTCGGTTCCGGCCAAACCCATCTGACCAAACCCGAGGAAGCGGCCGAGTTTGTGGAAAAGACCGGGGTCGATTCGTTAGCGATCTCCATCGGAACTTCCCATGGGGCTTATAAATTCAAAGGCGAAGCCAAAATCGCCTATGATGTAATCGAAAGCTGTCGTAAATTACTGCCCAATGTGTATCTGGTATCCCATGGTTCCTCCAGCGTTCCCAAGGAATTGATCGACATCATCAACCAGTATGGCGGCAAGATGGAACATGCGGCCGGAATGCCTCTGGAAGCGCTCCAAAAAGCGATCCAGGCCGGGATCAATAAAATCAATGTGGACACCGACATTCGTCTGGCTGCCACTGCGGCCACCCGGAAATATTTGGCCGACAACCCTTCCAAGTTCGATCAGCGGGATTATGCCGGCGCGGCGCGCGAAGCGGTCGCTCAGGAGATCATGGTCCGGATGAAAGGCTTCGGAACGACCGGTCACGCCAAAGACGTTCCCAATTGGGGCTTAGCTGAAATGAAAGCGAAATATTGAGAATTTCTGAAAACGATAAAACTATTGACAGCCACCATGCCATGATCATATGATAAAGAAGAATCCATTGGATATATCGGTTGATTATGAGCAGGCGATGTGCTGAAAAGCATGTGGGGCTGGGCCCGGCAGGGCAGCGGTGTAATTTACCCGTGGGACATAATATTTGTCCTACGGGTCATTTTATATCTGGAGGGAAATGGATTGTCCCATGAAAAGCAGACCGTGGCGTTGAGCTCGGTATTAGCGGCAATTTTTTTGACCGGCATGAAGATCGTGATCGGGATCTATACGGGTAGTCTGGGTATTCTTTCGGAAGCGGCCCATTCCGCGCTCGACCTGGGCGCGGCGGTGATTACCTTTTTCGCGGTAAAAATCTCCGACAAACCGGCGGATATCAATCACAATTACGGCCATGGCAAAGTGGAGAGTTTTTCTGCTTTAATCGAGACGCTGCTGCTTTTGGTGACTTGTATTTGGATTATCCGGGAAGCGATCCAAAAATTATTTTTTGGAGGAACGCTTGAGATCTCCGGGAGTGGCTGGGGTATTGCCGTAATGCTGGTCTCCATCATCGTCGACATTTCCCGGTCCAGAGCATTGAAACGCGCCGCCCAGAAATATGGCAGCCAGGCCTTGGAAGCGGATGCTTTACATTTTGGTACCGACGTTTGGAGTTCGAGTGTGGTCATTGTCGGGCTCATCTTTGTCAGCCTCGGCGATTATTTGAAGCTTCCGTTCTTGCATTATGCCGACCCCATTACGGCGCTCGGAGTCTGCGGCATCGTTATCTATGTGAGCCTCGCCCTCGGCAAACGAACCATCGATGTCCTGCTGGATGCCGCCCCGGCCGGAATGCCCGAGAACATCGCGCGGATCGCTCAGTCGGTGGAAGGCATCAAAGAAGTCGAGAGCGTCCGGATCCGGCCGTCCGGGCCCACTTTTTTCATTGATTTGCAGGTGGGAATCAGTAAAAACGAGAGCCACCGGGTCGTTCATGCGCTCGTAGAAAATATCCAGCAACAGGTCCAAAAAGAGTATCCTAACAGCGATGTCACGGTGAGTACCTATCCCATCTCGCCGCTGGAAAAGGAAGACCGCGAAGTCTATCATACGGTCAAAACGATCGTGGACCGCTTTCCGAAATGCACTAATATCCATAATATCCACGTCTTTGAGATATCGGGCAAGAAACGGCTGGCCATCCATTTGGAAGTGAAGGAGAACTTGAGCTTGCAGGAGTCCCATAATCTTTCCCACGAGATCGGAAACTTGGTGCAGCTAAGTTTCGCCGATGTCGAGGAGGTCAGCGTAAATTTTGAATATGTGAAACAGCAAAACATCGTGGCCGAAGATATCACTGCGGACAGCCAGACGCTGATCAGCGAGATTGATACGCTAATCAACCGCGTACCCGAGAAACTGAACTGCCATGATGTCCGGGTATACCGGCAGGGGGAGAAATTGACGCTGTTTCTCCATTGCGAATTATCCGGAAATTACGGCACGGAAACCATTGAGAAAATTTCCAACGGCATTTCCCAGAGAATTCGCAAATTGGTCTCAAATGTCGATGATGTTTTTATCCATGTCGAGCCGATGAGTTGAGCCGCGGTTTGACACCCGTCGCCGCGCCGCCCCTGCCGAACTGAACCGCTGGGACCGGGCGTGCCACTTTCGATCCGGCTCATCGGTCCGGATTTTTTTTGGGAACCTATTCGCCGCTCCAGATCGTATTTTTTCCATCCGTGGTTCACTCCCGGCGGAGCGGCCGCCGGGAAGCCGTCCTCGATGCCAATCCGGATCCGGCGGAACAGGAAGCCCGGAAGCCGAACCGGCGAAGGGCAGTCCCCGCCACTGGAGCGCCAATGGCAAAATGAACAGTGGCGCTCGCCGCCACCGCATCTTCAGTCGGAAAATGATCATGGGCTGTCCCGGCCACTGCATCTTGAATGGCTAGAGGAACAATGGCGGCCCTCGCCATGGTTTCTTGAATTCGATAAGGAATGGCGGCGCTCGTCGCCATCGAAGCGTAAATTGCCCAACGAACCATGGCGGTCGCCGCCATAGCACCGGCAGGGACAGCATCAGCTCCGGCCATCATCGCCGCCTCATCCTCAAGGCTCCAATGATCCGCGGCGGTCCTGCCCGAAATGGGATGGGGCGAGCGGAGCAGCCCTGGACCGGGAGAGCCTTCATCCGTGGAAAGGATGCAGACTGAAAGAGAAATCCCCGGACATTCCACGAAAGAAGAATTATTTCAATGGTTTTTTTGGTATAATGTTGATGTTTGACCATCGGAGAAGGCATAAGACGCAGACCCGGCTTGAAAAACGGGGTCAAACAGATTGTGAGCGACGGAGGAACCTATCTTGCAGACGATTCACTGGTATCCCGGTCATATGGCCAAAGCTAAACGGCAACTGACCGATCTCATTCAATATCTGGATATTATCATCGAGATTCGCGATGCGCGGCTGCCGTTGATCAGCCATAATCAGGACTTGGAGCCATTATTGAAAAAACGGCCGAATCTGGTTTTGCTCAACAAAACCGATCTGGCCGATCCCGAAGTTACGGGCCGATGGTCGGATTGGTTTGCCGGGAAAGGAGTAAGCGTCGTGCAGGTGAACGGCAGGAATGGACAAGGGGTGCAGGCGATTTGGCCCAAACTCACCCAGCAATTTGCCGGAAAACAAACTCCGCGCGCTTTACGGATCGGAGTGGTGGGCATCCCCAACGTCGGGAAGTCTTCCATTCTCAACCGCATCACCGGTTCGGGCTCCGCTAAGACCGGCAATCTGCCGGGTGTCACCCGGGGCAAACAATGGATCAAGAGAAACGGTTTTGAAATCTTGGATATGCCGGGCTTGCTTCCGCCCAAGATCAACAATCAGGAGGACGGAATCAAACTGGCGCTGATCGGCACGATCCGCGAGGAGATCATCCCGACTTACGATTTGGCTCTGGTTTTGCTGGAAAATTACGGCGAGCAGCTGTTTGGGTGGAGCAAGGAAAGGATCGTCTTTGAGCATATTGAAGAGAAACTGCAATGGTATGCCAAGAAGCGCGGGTTTCTATTGAAAGGTGGCGCGATCGATCTTAACCGTGGCGCTTCGGCGCTGCTCAATGATTTTCGCAATGGGCAGCTGGGACGGATCAGTTTAGAGCTTCCGCCGCTGGATTCCGGCGCCGAATCATCCTCAATAGCACCAGCCCCCCGATAAAGGTGGAGATATAGTAGCTCAACAAGCGCCAGAAAAGGACGAAGATCGCCCGTAAATTGGCGGGGATAAATACCAGTATCGAGTAGAAGCTCAGCTCCATGACGCCGCTCCCCCCCGGAATGGGAAGATAGGAAATGATGAACACCAGGATGAATTGGAAGAAAATAATTTCCCAAAATAGATTGGCGACGTTGATTCCCAGGGCGAACATCACAAATGGGGCGATGGCGAAGAACAGTGTCCAGTAGAGAAACGAACATAAGATGACCAGATATAGGTTGATCCCGCGCCGGAACTGTTGAATCGCCTGGTGAAATACATCCAGCTCGTTCAACAGGTGTTCGATGCGGGGCAATATTCTTTGAAAGAACTTAAATTTTTCGAATTTGTTGATCAAAAACGAGCAGCCGACCTTGGCGATCTTCGGCTTGACAATCAAGCCGATGAGCACCGCCGAAACCAGAAACGCCAAAGGAATTGCCACCGAAGTCGCCTGGCGGACAACTCCCACCGAAAACTTGGCATGATAGAAAAGGAGCAAAAAAGGCACGGTAATGGTGAATACCAGCGTCGAAAAGGTGACCCGGATGGTAACTACGGCGCTGGCTTTGCCCGGTTGCATCCCATTTCTGCATAAGAGATAGATTTGGGTGGGAACCCCTCCCGAATAAAAGGGAGTGATGTTTCCCGAAAACGTAGTAGCTAGGTTAATGCCGAAGATTCGTCGCAGCGGGATCTCTTCCCCCAAACCCGTCGTGATCAAATGAATCCGGACCGCTTCCATCAGCCATGAGCCCAACAGAACGAGGCAAGCCAGGAAAAAGGCCAGAAAGTTAAACTGGCCCCAATTGAAAGCATGCTTCGCGGAACTCGAAGAATGGAAAAAAATGAACAGCGTACTCGCCAGGGTTAGGATTAAGGCGATCGTCAAGCCTTTGGTCAACCATTCTTTGAGGGGTAATGAGTTCTGTTTCACCGGGAACCTCCCACTCGTGATGTACAATAATTTCTGGCTGGGTTACGCAATATCCTGCATGTAAAATCTGATTTCATTCCTGGAGATTGCCATCTTTCCCTCATTTTAAAGTTTTTTGGCAATTGTGTCGATACTCAAAATATTATTAGTCTGTGACTTTTTTAAAGGCCCATCATTGAGGAGCAATGAATGAGACAGAGTGCCCAAAGTGTAAACCGCCCGCGACGCTTGCCCAAACTCTCCTGGGAAGAGCGGTTAAAGGCTGAGCGGGAATGTTGGCAAAATGGCTTTCAACGGGTCGCCGGCCTGGATGAAGCCGGTAGAGGCCCTTTAGCCGGACCGGTTGTGGCTGCGGCTTTTGTAATACGCCCTGATTTTCAGATCGAAGGAATTAATGACTCAAAACAGCTCACGCTCAAACAGCGCCAGAAGTTTTTTCCTTTGTTAACATCGGGCGAATGGCAGTTTGGCGTCGGCATCGTCGAACCAGAGGAGATCGACCGAATTAACATTTATCAAGCATCCCGGGTTGCCATGCGGCAGGCCTTGGAAGCAGTGGACCCTCGACCCGACTTCCTGCTGGTGGATGCCCTGGTTGTGCCCGGAACCGACATTCCGCAGCATTCGCTGATTCATGGCGATGCCCTTTCGGTCGCCATCGCCGCGGCATCGGTAATCGCCAAACATACCCGGGACCAATTGATGGAAGAGTATGACTCGCTTTATCCCGGTTATGGGTTTGCCAAACATAAAGGCTATCCGACCTCCGAGCATTATGCGGCTTTGCGGCGATTGGGGCCTTCTCCGATTCACCGCCGGTCATTTAATTTAGGAAATCCATCGACAGAGACCATGGAGTTGTTCACGGATGATGAAAACTGACGTTATAAAAATCAGCGACCTGACAGCGTTAAATCAGGTCTTCAATGGCAAACAGCTGAAGCTGTCCGACGGCGACGTGGTGGCCGGAAAGATCCTCCAAGTCTCCTCCGGGACGGTTAAGTTGACCATGGCCGGAGAGACGATCCAGGCCAAACTGGAAGGCGCTCCTCCGTCTGTCGGCTGGTGGTTGTTCCAAGTCAACGTGGATGCTCAGGAGCAGATCTCCTTGCGCATCATCAGCGCTTTGCCGCAGCCCGATTTGAATGAAGCCTCTCCGCAGCTTCAAAACATAACTTTTGACCCTCAAGTTTTTCTCAGGCAAGGTTTACCGCTCTCCAAGGAGAATATTCTGAAATTCTTCGAGTTGATGGAGCAATTTCAGGCCAAATACGGCGTGTTGCCCGACCCTAAGGCAGTCGCGCTGCTCATCGCCAGGGATTGGCCCAATACTCCGGGAACCATGCTTTCGGCTTGGATCGCCCAGGATCCCCAGCTGCGGAATCAATTATGGAATACAATCAGCGATGATTCCCTGCTGGGGCAGACGGTACGGATGAACGATCCGCCGGAGGCGGTATTCAATCAGCTGACAAAGATGGAGCAGGGGATCTTCCAGACCCTATTCCGGGACTCATCAGGGATGGGCGATCTCGGACCGAAAGTCGGGCAGCAGGCGATTGGTCCCCAAATGCCGGCGGTTGCGGAGGAGCACCCAACCGTTTCGCCGGCGGCGGATTCGGAACAGGAAACGAGTTCCATGCCTTTCGCCCAATTATTTAAGGGCATCCGGGAGTCATCATCCCAGAATCGTCCAACTCTACCCCAGGGTGCGAACGAATTCCGGTCGGGAATTCCCGCAGCGATGAACAACCGTTTGGATCCGCCTGCGGTTCCCGTTGCCAATGCCGCGCCCCCGGAGTCCGTTATTCCTGGGGAATCCCCCAGAGACATCCAAACATTCGTCATGCAATTATTGAATCGCACGTCGATTCCTGGGAATCCCCAGGACCCCGGTTCTGCGGTTCCAGTCCCGAAGGCTCCGGACCAGGCAGCGGCGGTGCAACTTTTAATGAGCCCGATGGCGCCGGACGGCAAGGTTTCACTTCCGGGACTTTCTCCAAATGAGGATTTGGAAACCATTCTAATTCAATTCCTGAAGAATCGTTCCGAATCTTCCGTCACAGACCCGGAAAGACCGGCGGCCAAGGCATCCTTTTCCGAAAAGGCTGATCTGGAATTGGCACTGCAAGCCTTGACGCCTACCCTGATGGCGGGGGAAGGAGGAGTTCCGGCTCAGGGATTGGGGCAAAAGGATACGGTGGAGAAAGTCTTGACCCAGTTATTCAAGTTTTTCCAGAGCGACGCTCCAGCGGATTCGGAGAACAAGCCGATTATACCCGTGGAGGTAAAAACCTCGGAACCTGAAGCTGCAGCGGTGTTCCAGGAGAATTATCCCGCTTCCAGACAGAAAACGCCGATTCAAGAGGGGTCCCTCAAACAAGTTCCGCCAAGCAGGGAAGCGGACCCGAATTCATTAAAAATGTTTCAAAACGAAGTGTCCCAGGAAACGGGCGCGGATAAACAGGGGCCCATCCGGACAGTCGCCGAAAAAGAGCAGATTTTATCTTTGTTGCAGCAAAACAATACAGTTTTGCAGAAACTTGCCACACCCCAGGAATCCGGCAATCTACTGAATATCATTCCTTTGCTGGTGATGGATTCCCGTAAGAACATCTATGAACTGAACGTCGAGTGGCAGCGAGAGTACGGTCCTGAACGGGCGCCGGAAGAATCGGAAGAGCGGATTCGGGTGGCAATCCCTACGGAAAACATGGGGGAGATTGGACTCAATGTAACCATGAGCCGTCAAAAGATAAAAATCCATTTTGAAGTCGGATCGAATGCGGTACGTCAATTTTTCATGCAGAACTTAAGTCTTCTGCGCACCACCGTCCAAGAACGGGGCAGGATTGGAATCGCCGTGACCGTGCGCCAGGAACCCATCGATCATTCCGGAAATGGAGTTGACCTCCGTCTATGAATGATTTAAAACGAAAGTATGCCGCAGCGCTGCGCTATCAATCCGATCGGGACCAAGCGCCGGTGGTGGTGGCCGCTGGCAGAGGCTTGATAGCCGAAACGATTATCAAATTGGCAACCGAAGCCGGGATCCCCAATTACGTGGAACCGGGATTAGCTCGGATTTTGTCAGGAATGGAACCGAGAACCCCGATCCCTAGGGAAACCTACGAACTGGTCGCCAAGATCCTGACGTTTATTTGGAATATGGATCAGAAATACCATGTGCAAAACGATCTCCAGAGGGAACTCGATTCGTATATTGGGAATAATAATTCATAGCGATTTCGATATGATTGCTTGAGTTTGAAAACTTACGCAAATCTTTTCCGATCCAAACTTCGGTATTGTATAGCTTCGGCTAGATGCGCCAAACCAATTATTGAAGCGCCTTCCAAATCGGCAATCGTTCTGGCTAATTTAAGAATGCGGGTATAGGCTCGAGCGCTCAGAGAGAACCGCTGTACAGCCTGGCGAAGTAAATCCTTGCCCGCCTGATCCAATTGACAATA is drawn from Hydrogenispora ethanolica and contains these coding sequences:
- a CDS encoding lysylphosphatidylglycerol synthase transmembrane domain-containing protein gives rise to the protein MKQNSLPLKEWLTKGLTIALILTLASTLFIFFHSSSSAKHAFNWGQFNFLAFFLACLVLLGSWLMEAVRIHLITTGLGEEIPLRRIFGINLATTFSGNITPFYSGGVPTQIYLLCRNGMQPGKASAVVTIRVTFSTLVFTITVPFLLLFYHAKFSVGVVRQATSVAIPLAFLVSAVLIGLIVKPKIAKVGCSFLINKFEKFKFFQRILPRIEHLLNELDVFHQAIQQFRRGINLYLVILCSFLYWTLFFAIAPFVMFALGINVANLFWEIIFFQFILVFIISYLPIPGGSGVMELSFYSILVFIPANLRAIFVLFWRLLSYYISTFIGGLVLLRMIRRRNPAAEALN
- a CDS encoding ribonuclease HII, translating into MRQSAQSVNRPRRLPKLSWEERLKAERECWQNGFQRVAGLDEAGRGPLAGPVVAAAFVIRPDFQIEGINDSKQLTLKQRQKFFPLLTSGEWQFGVGIVEPEEIDRINIYQASRVAMRQALEAVDPRPDFLLVDALVVPGTDIPQHSLIHGDALSVAIAAASVIAKHTRDQLMEEYDSLYPGYGFAKHKGYPTSEHYAALRRLGPSPIHRRSFNLGNPSTETMELFTDDEN
- a CDS encoding flagellar hook-length control protein FliK, with product MMKTDVIKISDLTALNQVFNGKQLKLSDGDVVAGKILQVSSGTVKLTMAGETIQAKLEGAPPSVGWWLFQVNVDAQEQISLRIISALPQPDLNEASPQLQNITFDPQVFLRQGLPLSKENILKFFELMEQFQAKYGVLPDPKAVALLIARDWPNTPGTMLSAWIAQDPQLRNQLWNTISDDSLLGQTVRMNDPPEAVFNQLTKMEQGIFQTLFRDSSGMGDLGPKVGQQAIGPQMPAVAEEHPTVSPAADSEQETSSMPFAQLFKGIRESSSQNRPTLPQGANEFRSGIPAAMNNRLDPPAVPVANAAPPESVIPGESPRDIQTFVMQLLNRTSIPGNPQDPGSAVPVPKAPDQAAAVQLLMSPMAPDGKVSLPGLSPNEDLETILIQFLKNRSESSVTDPERPAAKASFSEKADLELALQALTPTLMAGEGGVPAQGLGQKDTVEKVLTQLFKFFQSDAPADSENKPIIPVEVKTSEPEAAAVFQENYPASRQKTPIQEGSLKQVPPSREADPNSLKMFQNEVSQETGADKQGPIRTVAEKEQILSLLQQNNTVLQKLATPQESGNLLNIIPLLVMDSRKNIYELNVEWQREYGPERAPEESEERIRVAIPTENMGEIGLNVTMSRQKIKIHFEVGSNAVRQFFMQNLSLLRTTVQERGRIGIAVTVRQEPIDHSGNGVDLRL
- a CDS encoding 6-phosphofructokinase; this encodes MIKKIAFMTGGGDCAGINAFIAAAVRQGIHQYQAEFVGIKKAFEGACSDRIEDHLLPLNLEAVNGLEVKPSTILESSRFNPFSKDNVEKGYPQKLLANLKKIGVDAVLATGGNDTIKSGMGLSKLNFPVISAPKSIDNDVSGTDTMLGYKTAITFGTAAVRSTVDSAKTHRRISIVEIMGREAGWLTLEIGIAGGADLILIPEKPVDLATLCDRIVALNQRQQYVNLVVAEGVRLKPDDPVLLRAKAENPVVKALVEEDLGIDSHGNPKLGGIGQILRRIIRTQLGLKKLEDVRATDLGFTLRGLAPVADDIVLGTRFGINAVDLLFAGVSGKMVGLQGTRIVTVDFADALVQKQVNWSENDLRSVGVVF
- a CDS encoding ketose-bisphosphate aldolase, which produces MLVTSKAILEASLNGFKEGKPFAIGAYNVNNMEQMQGIMKAARETQSPVIVQVSRGALKYAEDKYLRNIVMAGVELNPDIPVALHLDHGNNMESVKRAIDLGFTSVMIDGSLMEDSKTPSDFAYNVKITSEVVKYAHDRGVSVEGEIGTLGGIEDGVGSGQTHLTKPEEAAEFVEKTGVDSLAISIGTSHGAYKFKGEAKIAYDVIESCRKLLPNVYLVSHGSSSVPKELIDIINQYGGKMEHAAGMPLEALQKAIQAGINKINVDTDIRLAATAATRKYLADNPSKFDQRDYAGAAREAVAQEIMVRMKGFGTTGHAKDVPNWGLAEMKAKY
- a CDS encoding EscU/YscU/HrcU family type III secretion system export apparatus switch protein; translation: MNDLKRKYAAALRYQSDRDQAPVVVAAGRGLIAETIIKLATEAGIPNYVEPGLARILSGMEPRTPIPRETYELVAKILTFIWNMDQKYHVQNDLQRELDSYIGNNNS
- a CDS encoding cation diffusion facilitator family transporter; this translates as MSHEKQTVALSSVLAAIFLTGMKIVIGIYTGSLGILSEAAHSALDLGAAVITFFAVKISDKPADINHNYGHGKVESFSALIETLLLLVTCIWIIREAIQKLFFGGTLEISGSGWGIAVMLVSIIVDISRSRALKRAAQKYGSQALEADALHFGTDVWSSSVVIVGLIFVSLGDYLKLPFLHYADPITALGVCGIVIYVSLALGKRTIDVLLDAAPAGMPENIARIAQSVEGIKEVESVRIRPSGPTFFIDLQVGISKNESHRVVHALVENIQQQVQKEYPNSDVTVSTYPISPLEKEDREVYHTVKTIVDRFPKCTNIHNIHVFEISGKKRLAIHLEVKENLSLQESHNLSHEIGNLVQLSFADVEEVSVNFEYVKQQNIVAEDITADSQTLISEIDTLINRVPEKLNCHDVRVYRQGEKLTLFLHCELSGNYGTETIEKISNGISQRIRKLVSNVDDVFIHVEPMS
- the ylqF gene encoding ribosome biogenesis GTPase YlqF → MQTIHWYPGHMAKAKRQLTDLIQYLDIIIEIRDARLPLISHNQDLEPLLKKRPNLVLLNKTDLADPEVTGRWSDWFAGKGVSVVQVNGRNGQGVQAIWPKLTQQFAGKQTPRALRIGVVGIPNVGKSSILNRITGSGSAKTGNLPGVTRGKQWIKRNGFEILDMPGLLPPKINNQEDGIKLALIGTIREEIIPTYDLALVLLENYGEQLFGWSKERIVFEHIEEKLQWYAKKRGFLLKGGAIDLNRGASALLNDFRNGQLGRISLELPPLDSGAESSSIAPAPR